A window from Candidatus Margulisiibacteriota bacterium encodes these proteins:
- the raiA gene encoding ribosome-associated translation inhibitor RaiA — protein sequence MQIQITGHKIELTPALRDYVQGKITKLEEFFSNIQKVEVVLDAKSNADDNKRQVAEIRAWMAGKKMIQSKEAGQDAYAAFDLALDEAKRQVEKHKEKLGHEKRRESKKLKMMSRLKTPGLTQEY from the coding sequence ATGCAAATACAAATCACCGGCCACAAGATCGAACTGACCCCCGCGCTGCGCGATTACGTCCAGGGGAAGATCACCAAGCTGGAAGAGTTCTTCAGCAATATCCAGAAGGTCGAGGTCGTGCTGGACGCCAAGTCCAACGCCGATGACAACAAGCGGCAGGTGGCCGAGATCCGGGCCTGGATGGCGGGCAAGAAGATGATCCAGTCCAAAGAAGCGGGGCAGGACGCCTACGCCGCTTTCGACCTCGCGCTCGACGAAGCCAAGCGCCAGGTCGAAAAACACAAGGAAAAACTGGGCCACGAAAAACGGCGCGAATCGAAAAAGCTGAAGATGATGTCCCGCCTGAAGACCCCCGGACTAACCCAAGAGTATTGA